Part of the Thermodesulfatator atlanticus DSM 21156 genome is shown below.
TTTTTGCACCTAATAGGCCCCCTACAACTTTGGGTTATGTCTATACGGACTTTGGGCCGGGCAACATTAATTTTCTTGAAAGAATTGACATTGTCCTTGACCGCGACGGACGTGTGCAAGGGGTTTCCCTGATCTATACCCCAACAGATGGCTTCAGACGACACGTGTTCTTGAGGGACATAACAGGCTTCTTGCTCCAGGAAACACGCCCCAATGTGCCGGGGAAAAAAGTGCTTATACGCACCGTTACCACTGATGAAATTGCTAAGATTGAGTGATCGGTGAGAGGTGATAAGGAGGTTGTAGAGGTTGTAGAGGTTTTAGAGGTTTTAGAAGTTCTAGAGGTTGTAGAGGTTGTAAAGGTTCTAGAGGTTGGGATCCTTGATAAGAGGGTATTACGAGCGCCCGTTTTTCGGTCATTGCGAGCGCCGCAGGAGCGAAGCAATCTAGATCCCTCACTGTGTTCGGGACAGGGATCACTTCGGCGGGCGATGGCCGCCTCGTGATGACGGGTGTAGCTGAGATCGCGTGGGCGTAAAGGTCGCCTCATGATGACACCGATTAAAATACGAAGGGAACTGAATGGCTAAAAAGAAGAAAAAAACGCCCCGCAAGGGGCTTCCTACTGAAAAAGAAGTCATTGAGGCCATGAAAAAAACCGGTCGCCCCATGCTTTTGCGCGAGCTCTACCATCTGCTAAATGTCCCCACAAGCGACCGCAAAGAATTTCGCACCCTTATGAAACGGCTTACCAAAGCCGGCAAGGTGGTGCACATCAAGGGCAAGCGTTACGGGCTCCCTGAACAAATGCAGCTAGTCACCGGAAAGCTGAAGATTCACCCTGACGGCTACGGGCTACTTGAACCAGAAGAACCCAAAAAGCCCGTTATTTACGTGCCACCAAGCAGGCTAAAAGGTGCCATAAATGGCGACAAGGTCGTTGTGCGCATTGAAACTCCTCAAAAGCGCAAACGCCCAGAGGGCACGGTTATCCGTATCCTTGAGCGTGGCAAAAAATATATCGTGGGGATTTTCTTTAGAACCAAACGCGTGGCCACTGTCATCCCTGAAGACGACCGCTTGCCTTTTGAGATTCTTATTCCCCCTGATGCTACTAAAGGCGCTGAAGATGGCGACATGGTAGTGGCTGAAATTGTTGATTTTAGCCCCGGGCGCCGTATTCCTGAAGGTCGTGTTATCGAAGTGCTGGGAGATCCTGAAAGCCTTTCCACTCAGATCAAAGCCGTCATCTACAAATACGAACTTCCGCATCGCTTCAGCCGCGCGGTGAATGAAGAACTAAAAGAAATTCCAGATGAAGTGCGCGATGAAGACAAGGCCGGACGTGAAGACTTGCGCAAGCTTTTGTTTGTCACCATTGACGGTGAGACCGCTAAAGACTTTGACGATGCCATCTACGTGCGCAAGCTTCCCAAAGGCTGGCGACTTTACGTGGCCATTGCCGATGTGGCCCATTACGTAAGGCCTGGCACGGCCCTTGATAAAGAAGCCTATGAACGGGGCACAAGTGTGTATTTTCCCGGATCAGTGGTCCCCATGTTTCCTGAAAAGCTCTCGAATAATCTTTGTAGCTTGAATCCTGACGTGGACCGTCTGGCCATGGTGGCTGTGATTGATTTTGACAAAAGCGGCCGACGCCGCAAAATGAGGTTTTGCCAGGCGGTTATCAAGAGCCACCAGCGCTTCACCTACAATATCGTACGCGATATTCTTGAAGGAAAAGACCCTGCCCTTAAACGCAAATACCGGCGTTTTCTAGGCATGCTTGACAACGCCGCCACCCTTTGCCGTTTGCTAAGAGAAAGACGCCATGAACGCGGAAGTATTGATTTTGACCTTCCAGAGCCTGAGGTGATATTAGACGCCCAGGGACAGCCGGAAGACATTGTCCGGCGTGAGCGCCATTTTGCTCACTTTATCATCGAAGAATTTATGATTGCAGCCAACGAGGCCGTAGCGGACTTCCTTACAGAGAAGGGCTATCCCATTCTTTACCGGGTGCATGAACCCCCTGATATTGAAAAGCTCAAAGAATTCGTAGAGTTTGCCAAGACGCTTGGGCTTGAGCTCAAGCTTCCGCGCGAGCCTGAGCCCTCCTGGCTCCAAATGGTAGTGGAGATGGTTGAAGGAAAGCCTTACGCTTATCTCATCAATACGCTTCTTTTGCGTTCCCTAAAACAGGCTAAGTATTCCCCTGAGAACATAGGCCATTTCGGGCTGGCCTCAGAGTGTTACTGTCATTTCACCTCACCTATAAGGCGTTATCCGGACTTGGTAGTTCACCGAGCCCTTAAGGAGGCCCTTAAAAAGAAAAAGCCACCCTACAAGCTTGAAAAGCTTCACGAGATGGGAAGACACCTTTCAGAGCGTGAGCGCACCGCCATGGAAGCTGAGCGCGAAGCCCTTGACAGGGTGCGCGTCATGCTCATGAAGCATCATATCGGTGAGGTCTTTGAAGGGGTAATTTCAGGAGTTACGGCCTTTGGCTTTTTCGTAGAACTTTTTGAGATTTACGCCTCTGGCGTGGTGCGTCTGGTGGATTTAAACGATGACTATTACGTGCTTGATGAGAAAAACCACCGTCTTATTGGCCGGCACACCGGAAAAATCTTCCAGCTGGGAGACATAGTCCGTGTACGGGTTAAAGACGTAAACGTCTCACGTCGGCATATCACCTTTGAACTTATCACCAAAATAAATCCCAAAAATTAAATCCCACCAGGAAAGCTTCCGAAAAATAATAAAGAAGAACTTTATTTTAGGAGTTTTCCATGGGCCAACCATTCCAAAAAGAGAAAAAAACCGTGGTGGAATTAAACGGCCCACCTATTATGCAGGGCCAGTTAAAAACTGTCTCCCTGGCAGATGTGCTTCAACTCCTGGCCAACAGGGGCGAAAAGCTGCTGGTGCTGATTCACCTGCCAGAAGGGGTGGGGCGGGTATTTTTAGAAGGCGAGAACCTTTACCATGTGGAAACCGTTGGAAGCGAGATAAAGAAAGGCTTTGAGGCCTTTCGTTTCCTGTTGGGCCTAGAAGACGGCCGTTTTGAGGTAAGGCCCCCGGTTAGGTGGCCTGAAGAAGGAAACCTAAAAGGCCCGGTGCAGGCGCTCATTATTGAAGCCATCCGCCAGGAAGAAGACGGAGAAGCCGGTGAGACCTTTTTCAACGCAGACCTCTTTGAAAAGGCCCTTAATCTTGAGCCTCCCCTTGCGGACGAACCAGAGCCAGAACCTGAAGAATCCTTACTTGAGAAGCTCAAGAAAAAACTCCCCGAGGTTAAGAAAGCCGTACTCCTTGACCGACAGGGTGAAGTTAAAGAACAAACCGGCCTTGATGATCCTGAAGTCCTTTCTGGGGCCATCTCTTACAGCATGTTTCAACTCCAGGAAATCGGAAACCTACTAGGGCTCGGAGAAATATGTGCCTTTGCCTTCTCAAGCAAGAAAAAGCTAAGTGCTGCCATTTCCCTGGGAGACCAAATATTGGGCATGGAAAGCATTCCTCGCAAAGGACTTCTTTGGTGGAGTAAAAAACTCTACAACTTGAGAAAGGAGCTCAAATCGTGAAAAACTTGCTCACCAGTCTGGTAAAACTCGACGAAGTAGATGCTCTGTTGGTAAGCCATGAAGGGAAACCTGTTTTCGCTCATCTTCCAGAGTTTTTCTCGAAAGAGATCCAGGAAGTTCTTTATCACTCGTTTGATGAACTCTATGCCACGGTAACCGAAAAGGGCCAGGATGAACCCCAGGAACTTGTGGCCCTATTTGAAGCGGGTTCTTTGGTGGTCAAAAACTTAAAGGGCTATCAGGTGCTTTTGGTTTTAAAAACTCCCACGCCAGGGCCCCTAGTAAGCGTAGCCTTAAATGCCCTTTCCCTTAAACTTGAAAAACTTGCGGAAAAAGGCCCGGACAAAAAGCAAGATGTCTCTGAGCTTATTCCGCTGGTGCTTTTTAACGAACTCATAAAGCTTTTAGCAAAGCACTACGGCCCTGCCGCAAAATTAATAGTTAAGAAATCTCTCCTCCAGGCCGAAGCTACTGAAAAAGGCCTGCCGCTTGCAAACGTGTCGCTTTTTTTAAAGGCCTTGCAGGAACAAATAGACGAAAGACACCTGGCGCAGCAGGCCATCAACAAAGCCAAAGACATTGTGCGTGGGTGGAGGATGCGATGAAAAAAGACAAACGCTTCAGCCTGGCTGACAAAGTAGCGCTTTTCTTCATATTGGTGATGGGCTTTTTTGCTGCGGGGCTTTACTACAACCTCAAACATTTACAGCAGTCCGAACTTCTATCCAGTTCGCGGGTCATCGCGAAAATGGTAGATGCCCTTCTTACGTCCTCTGACGAAGTAAAAGGTCTCTGGGTACTTAAAACAAACGGACTCTCGGCCGTGGAAACTGTTTCTGGTTTGTCCGAAAAAACCGGCGAACAAATCGACCTTTATCGCATCCATGATCCGGAATTTGCCAAATTTGTAGCGGGGATGGTAAAGGACACCGGTGCCGAAATAAACTTCGACTTAAAAAGTGTCCCTCCCGGTTCAGAAAGATGGCAGCTTGACAAGGGAATCTTTAGTTACGAAAAGCCTCTCCTTGTTAAGCGGGCCTGTGTTACCTGCCATGAGGCAAGTAAAGGCAAAGCCCCTGCCCTGCGTTTGGGAGAAGCTGCAGGAACTATCAAAATCAAGTTTTACAACCAAAATCTCTGGAGCATTTTGGGAAATTCCATGTCTTTAGCAGCTCCACTCGCATTCCTGGTGATAACAGTTATCCTTTACGCTCTCGTAAGATTTGAGCTTTTGAAACCCCTTTCTGACCTTACGAAAAAAGTCCATGAAATGAGCCTGGGAAATCTCGACGTTGATTTAGGGGTGAAAGGCCTAAGTGAAGACCGTACACGCGATGAAATTATAAAACTTGCGATCTCCATTGAGCGTCTGCGCAGAAGCCAGAAAACCATGGAAAAGATGCTAGATGACGATTCGCTGATTTTATAGTTTCAGAAGCGGAAAAAAGATAATGGCAAATGAAAGAGCCATTTAACTCCCGCGATTTATACTGAAGCAGTCACCGCAAGGGTTCTGGATCGCTTAGTGGGCCCTTACGGGCCTCCTCGCTATGACCAGTATGGGAAGTTATTGCGATGGGTCGTCAGGGCCGGAAGTAATCTCACGAAACCTCCTCCACCTCAAAAGAAACGATGTTCCGCTCACGCTTGCTGAACTCAACCCCGATAAGCCAAATCTTTTTGCATTTGCCCTGATACTTTTCCCAGTAACGCTTCTCTTTTAACTGCTTAAGGGAGTCTCCGGTGGCTTCATCCTCCACCACCTTAAACTCAAAAAGATAGCACCGGCCGTCAAAGGTTACCGCCATATCCAGGCGGCCCTGGTTCGTGGCCTCTTCCACCCGCACATCTAAACCAAGCGCCGCAAAATAACAGTAAAAGATGCTCGCGTAAAAGCCCTCATAGCCCGCAAGCTCCGTCTTCCGATACCAATCGTGCGGAATCCCTGCAAAAAAACCGTAAAATATGTCTCTCAGAGCCTCAAAATCTTCCGCTTCAAGGGCATCGTAAAGCCTATCTATCAAACGCTCTTTGGCTGACAATCTTTCTGAGAGAAAATTAAGCACGGCATCGGTAAAACTCATCTTTACTTCAAGATTGGGATACCCCAGGAGATATCTCCTCCGAGGGCCTCGTTTTCGAAGCTCTTTGATGGTGAGATAACCCGTCTGGAAAAGCACCGTCTCAAGCTCTATCGTTTCTATGTCAAAGCTTTCAAGGAGAGCCTCTCCAACTTCTACTGCTTCAAGTTCAGGAACAAAAAATCTTCTTTCCAAAAGAAGCTTTATCAGGAAAGTAGGCGTGCCTGTTTCAAACCAGTACGGCCTGAACTCTTTAGCATCCAGAAAGAGCAGAATATCGAAGGGATTGTAAACAGGCTCCCCAAGCCAGGAGTAACCGTTATACCAGCGACGTACTTCGGAAAGGTCAATGCCTTCCAAGCGGTCGGCAAAGGTGTTTTCAAACTCTTCCTGGGTGTAACCACAAATGGTGGCATAGCCGGGATGGATGGTAATGTCCTTGAGGTTATTTAGGCCTGAAAAAATCGAAACCTTGGAAAACTTGGTAACGCCGGTCAGAAAGCAAAAGTTGAGATAAGGGTCTGCGTCTTTAAGTACGGAATAGAAGTCTTTTAATTTTTCGCGAATACGCGCTGCGGTTTCAATATTATCTATCCTATCCAAGATGGGTTTATCGTATTCGTCAACCAACACCACGGTTTTGGTACCATATTTTTCCGCAGCTTTTTTGATGAGTTCATAAAAACAGGCCCGGTAATCTTCGGCGTGTTTACAGGTAATTTCTAGGCTTTCCTGGTTTTCTTCAAGAATCAGAAGGATACGTTTTATAAGGTCGTTTTCGTCTTCGATCACCCCTGCACCAAAAGAAATATAGATTACGGGATATTTCTTAGACCAATCCCAATTCTCTTCAAGGAAAAGCCCCTTAAAAAGCTCGCGTTTGCCAAGGAATGCCTGGCGCAGGGTATCGAGAAAAAGACTTTTCCCAAATCTCCTTGGACGAGAAAGAAAAAAGTAGCCCCCTCCCTCGTCAACGAGTTTCTTTACAAAAGGAGTCTTGTCTACATAATAGAAATTATCCGTACGAATCTTTTCAAAACTCTGTATCCCTACGGGAAGTTTTTTCTTGGTCATAGATGCATTATACCAAAAGACACCTTTGCATAAATTTATTTATTGAGACCTTTGCAAAATTGTTGGGATCAGTGTTGTCAGTACAAGCAAAGGGATCCGTTCCCATTTTTCGAACGAAAAATGGGAACGGATCCTAAATGGCCTTGAGAAAAGATGTTTTGCAAAGGTCTCTCATTGTCTTAGCTGAGGATCCTTTCCCCATTTCGTTTCAAAAAATAGGAAAAGATCCCTTGCTGGTTTATTTTAGATGCGGAAGCATGGCTTTAAATTCAGGGGTGCCGGCTTTTTCTAAAAATTCATAGATGATCATCTCCGTTGAAACTACTTGAACTCCGAGCTGACGCAGGTATGCAAGGCCATATTGCATATTTTGAGGGGTTCTTGAAGAGGTAGCATCAGCAGCAACCACGACTCTTAAGTCTTCAAGTAACGAAGAAAGTGCAGTCTGGTAAACGCAAATGTGTGTTTCTACTCCACAAAGGATAATGGTGTCTCTAGCAGGCCTCAACGAATCTACTGCTTCCATAATTTCTTTGTTTTTAAGGGCAGAAAATTCTACTTTGTCGTAAAAAGTCAGCCCTTCAAAAAGAGGGGCAAGTTCAGGCACGTAGGGGCCAAGGCCTTTAGCATATTGGGTGGTTGGGATTATCGGAAGATTAAAGGTCCTGGCCAAATGAGTTAACAAAGAAATATTTTTGATGACTCGTTGCGCTTCGTTAATAACCGCCATGAGTTTTTCCTGTGGGTCAATAACCATCAAAAAGGAGCGGCTGGCTTCTAAGAATGTCTTTTCCATCACACCCTCCAGTTAATGAGTTAACATGTCATGTTAAGTTACCAAAATAAATTTCTGTCTCAAGCCTTTTCTTTAGCTCTGCTAACGCTTCCCCTTCACCTGCGGCTCAGGGCTACGGCGCAGGTTGACGACTTCCCACCGTCATGCTGAGGGAGCGAAGCGACCGAAGTATCCAGAGATCGATTAGTGGATCCTTCGCCTAAGGCTCAGGTGACAAAGAAAACTGTTCAAAATTGTAAAGTACAATAAAAGAGAGGCTTCTGGATGACGGTCGCAAGGAAATAGTTTAGGATGACAAGGAAAAAATGGGGGGCAATATACAGGAATATACAGGATCCGTTCCTATTTTTCGTTCCGAAAAAGGGACGTATCCCCGAAAAGAAGTGTAAAACAGGGATCCGGACATGCTTGATACTCTAGATAAAAAAATCATAGCGGCTTTAAGCGAGGGGCTACCCCTTGAGCCCAAACCCTACGCCCTTTTGGCTCAAAAGCTTGGCACTACCGAAGAAGAAGTAATAGCCCGCATCAAGAAGCTCAAAGAAAAAAAGATAATCCGACGCCTTGGGGGCACCCTTCGTCATGACCAGGCAGGTGTTCGTGGAAACGTCATGGTGGCCTGGGTGGTGCCCGAAGAGCGTCTTGACGCCATCGGAAAGACCTTTTCGCGCTATCCCTTTGTGACCCATTGTTATGTGCGTAAGACCTCAGTAGACTGGCCTTTCAACTTCTACACCATGATTCATGCTTCAAATGAAGAAGAGTGCCGCAATTTGGTCAAAAGCCTTGCGGAAGAACATAGTCTTAGCCAATATGAGCTTCTTTTCACAGAAAAAGAAATCGTCAGGCGTATGCGCAAATATTTTAGCGAAGAAATTTAAGGGGGTAAAAAAATGGCAGGAATCCTCTCAAAAAGATTTTTTGAACAGGCGCAAAAGGTAATACCTGGTGGGGTCAATAGTCCGGTGCGAGCCTGCAAGTCTGTGGGAGCAGACCCGGTGTTTTTTGCAGGCGGGGCTGGGCCTTTTATCATAGACGTAGATGGCAAAGAATACATCGACTATGTGGCTTCCTGGGGGCCTCTTATCCTGGGGCATGCACACCCTGAAGTGATTGCCGCTGTTCAGGCTGCCGCAGAAAACGGCACCAGTTTTGGTGCTCCCACCTGGGCTGAAGTGGAACTTGCCGAGCTGATTTGTGAGATATTCCCCTCCATTGAAAAAGTGCGCCTGGTGAACTCTGGCACCGAGGCCACCATGAGCGCCGTACGCCTTGCCCGGGGATACACGGGCAAGCGCAAAATCATCAAGTTTGACGGCTGCTACCACGGCCATGCGGATTCTTTTCTGGTAAAAGCTGGCTCAGGGGTGGCTACCCTTGGCATTCCAGGTAGTCCGGGAGTCCCTGAGGAGATCGTCGCAAACACCATCTCACTTCCTTATAACGACCTTGCGGCGGTGGAAGAGGCCTTTGCCAAAATGGGAGACGACATTGCCTGCGTGATCGTGGAACCCATCGCAGGTAACATGGGCGTTGTGCCGCCAAAGCCCGGTTTTCTTGAAGGCTTAAGGGAGATCACCAAAAAACACGGTGCCCTTTTGATTTTTGATGAAGTGATTACCGGTTTCAGGGTGAGCCTTTCTGGAGCCCAGGGGCTTTACGGTGTTTATCCTGATCTCACGTGCCTTGGAAAGATTATCGGCGGCGGGCTCCCGGTGGGGGCTTATGGAGGACGAGCCGAAATAATGGAACACATTGCCCCAGAAGGGCCTGTTTACCAGGCAGGCACCCTTTCAGGTAACCCCATAGCCGTGGCCGCAGGGATTGCCACCCTGCGGGTGCTCATGCGCCCAGGTACTTACGAACGCCTTGAGGCGCTTTCTCAAAGGCTTGCTAAAGGGCTTGCTGAAGCAGCCAGTGCTGCTCAGGCCAAGGTGACTTTTAACCGCGTGGGTTCCATGATGACGTGCTTTTTCCGCGAAGGAGAAGTGACCAATTTTTCCGAAGCCGCAGCCTCTGATACGGAAAAATACGGCAAATTCTGGCGGGCAATGCTTGCAAGAGGGGTTTACCTTGCTCCTTCTCAATTTGAAGCGGCCTTTGTATCTTTAGCCCACACCGAAGAAGAAATCGACCATACTATCGAAGCGGCCAAAGAGGCCTTTGCCGAGGTAGCATAGCAAAGCGGGGCCAGCGCGGCCCCGCAATTTTTATTTCTTTTTGAGCCAGGGCATCATAGCCCGTAGCTTGGCTCCCACTTCTTCGATTTTGTGTTCGGCTTCCCTGCGCCTTAAGGCATTCATAACCGGACGATTAGCCTGATTCTCAAGGATCCACTCTCTGGCAAATTTTCCGGTCTGAATTTCTTCAAGCACGCGTTTCATTTCTTTTTTTACGTCTTCGGTGATAATGCGTGGGCCGCGGGTAAGATCGCCGTATTCCGCGGTATCGCTAATGGAATAACGCATATAGGAAAGGCCGCCTTCGTAAATCAAGTCCACGATGAGCTTTAACTCGTGACAGCATTCAAAGTAGGCGATTTCTGGCTGATAGCCAGCTTCAACAAGAGTTTCAAAACCAGCCTTGATAAGGGCGGAAACTCCACCACAAAGCACACATTGTTCACCAAAAAGATCTGTTTCGGTTTCTTCCTTGAAGGTGGTTTCAAGGACTCCCGCCCTTGCACCGCCTATCCCTTTGGCATAGGCCAGGGCACGTTTTAGGGCGTTTCCCGTGGCGTCCTGCGCTACCGCCACCAGACACGGGACTCCTGCCCCGCGTTCATATTCTCGCCGCACTAAGTGCCCGGGGCCTTTGGGGGCCACCATGGTTACGTCCACATCAGGGGGCGGGACGATCTGGCCGAAATGGATGTTAAAACCATGGGCAAACATGAGCATTTTGCCTGAAGAAAGGTTGGGCTTAACGGCTTCTTCATAAACTTGAGGCTGAACCTGATCCGGGACCAGCATCATGATGACGTCAGCCTTGGCACAGGCCGAAGCCGGATCAAGGGGCTCAAAGCCATCGGCTTTGGCCTTTTCGTAACTAGCCCCACCTTTACGAAGCCCAACGATGACGTTTAACCCACTATCTCTGAGATTAAGGGCGTGGGCATGCCCCTGGCTACCATAACCCAGGATACAGATTGTCTGGTTTTCGAGATACGAAAGATCAGCGTCTTGCTCGTAGTAAATCTTCATCTTTCCCTCCTTCGTTCGAATTTTACGCCTGTTTAATTAGCACAGAAGAAGGCCCCTGTCTCTAGGAAGCTTAAGGATTTTCAAGACATTTCGCAATTTCTTCTAAAGTGGGGACAGAAGCAAGGCCCCTTCTTCCAACCGAATAAGAAGCAAGGCACTGGGCAAACTTAAGGGCGATAAGGGGCTTTCCGGTGGCGTAAAGCATGGCAAAGAAGGCTGCCGCAAAGATGTCGCCTGCCCCGGTGGTGTCAATAACCCTGGGTGCAGGGACTGCTTGGCAAAAAATTTCTTCGTCCGGGGCAAAAAGTGTTGCGCCGCGTTTGCCTTTGGTGACCACTAAAAACTCTGCCTTGGCACGCAGGGTGCTGAGCACATGTGGATCAGCCTGGACATCTTCTTCACTTACTACAAGGGCTTTAAACTGTGGCCAGACATCTATATCAGGCCTTATGGGGATGACGTTACCCTGTGCATCTAACCTGCGAAACCAGCCCTGGGGATTGGCTACCAAAAAGTTCGTGTCAAAAAGGGAAAGTTCTTCAGGCTTTACCTCGTCAAGCACCGGGGCCACGTGGATTATTTCAGCTTTGCGCAACTTTTCAGGCACTTTTCCCAGGGGAATCACCGGGGACCTGGCATAGACCTTTTGCCTGCGCCCCAAAGGGGTTTCGATGTTTTCAAAGGTGGTGGTTTCCTTGGCGTTGAAATGATAAAAGCGAAGTTCAGGGAAAACTTCTTCTATCTCTTTTTCCGCAGAGGCAGTAATAACCCGGGTTTCAAAGCCAAGCCTTCTTGCAAGAAGCCCGGCATAAAGAACCGCACCACCGTAAAGAAAATATCCCGGATATAAATCCCGGGTAAGATGCCCTAACAGGAGATATCTGGCCATGTCTTTAATCAAACGGTGCCAGGCAAAATATGCAAGTTCATTTTTTGCCGGAGCCCTTGGCTACTTGTCTTTTGCTTGAAGTCTTTTGATTCACCAGTGATTCAATCATCATGTTGGCAGCAGAAAAACAGCAACAGCTCTTTAACAAGGCAGTCGCCGAGGCGAGCTGTCCCAGCTACAACCTCTAGAACTTCTACAACCTCTACAACCTCTAGAACCTCTAGAACCCACCAGCTCCCCTTTCGCCCTTCGCCCTTTGCCTTTAGCCCTTTGCCTCCCAAATTTTTTTAAAGTTTCCCGTACGTTGCTCGATAAGAAAATTAGACAAGGCAGGGACGCCTGGAAAAAACACTACAAGGAGGTAGAGCTATGGCTCTAAACATCAACACCAACATCGCGGCCTTAAGGGCCCAAAACAAACTCAACAAAACTTCTCAAAGCCTTCAGAAGTCGCTTGAGCGTTTGTCTTCGGGGCTCCGCATCAACTGGGCGGCAGACGACGCCGCAGGTCTTGCCATTGCCGACGGCCTCAAGATGACGGCCACAGGTCTTGGCCAGGCCATCCGCAACGCCAACGAAGGCATCTCACTCATCAAAGTCGCTGACGGTGCGCTCATTGAGTACGGAAACATCCTGAACACTTTGAAGGAAAAAGTAACTCAGGCCGCCAACGCCACCCAGAACGCCGAGACCCGCAAGTCCATCCAGCGCGACATCAACAAGCTCCTTGCCGAGCTCAACAACATCGCCCGCACCACGGAGTTCAACGGCCAGAAGCTCCTTTCGGGTTCCTTTGTGAACAAGAAGTTCCAGATCGGTTCGGCAAGCTACGTTACCGCCTCGCTTTCTATCCGTTCGGCGGAGACTAGTGCCGTTGGTGCCACCAAAACTGCGGTTATGGACTTAAACACCATTGGTGAAGTGCAATTAACCCTCAAGAACGCCTCTACAGGTCAAGAAATCACCATCGATCCGGTAAACCTTCAGTTCAACAACAATCCAGATAACGGCGCAGGGGCTTTGGCTAACGAGATTAACCGCTTTTCTGGAGTTACCGGTATTTCCGCCGTGGCCGTGGTAGAAAGCACTTCGGA
Proteins encoded:
- the ilvC gene encoding ketol-acid reductoisomerase produces the protein MRTKEGKMKIYYEQDADLSYLENQTICILGYGSQGHAHALNLRDSGLNVIVGLRKGGASYEKAKADGFEPLDPASACAKADVIMMLVPDQVQPQVYEEAVKPNLSSGKMLMFAHGFNIHFGQIVPPPDVDVTMVAPKGPGHLVRREYERGAGVPCLVAVAQDATGNALKRALAYAKGIGGARAGVLETTFKEETETDLFGEQCVLCGGVSALIKAGFETLVEAGYQPEIAYFECCHELKLIVDLIYEGGLSYMRYSISDTAEYGDLTRGPRIITEDVKKEMKRVLEEIQTGKFAREWILENQANRPVMNALRRREAEHKIEEVGAKLRAMMPWLKKK
- the hemL gene encoding glutamate-1-semialdehyde 2,1-aminomutase, which gives rise to MAGILSKRFFEQAQKVIPGGVNSPVRACKSVGADPVFFAGGAGPFIIDVDGKEYIDYVASWGPLILGHAHPEVIAAVQAAAENGTSFGAPTWAEVELAELICEIFPSIEKVRLVNSGTEATMSAVRLARGYTGKRKIIKFDGCYHGHADSFLVKAGSGVATLGIPGSPGVPEEIVANTISLPYNDLAAVEEAFAKMGDDIACVIVEPIAGNMGVVPPKPGFLEGLREITKKHGALLIFDEVITGFRVSLSGAQGLYGVYPDLTCLGKIIGGGLPVGAYGGRAEIMEHIAPEGPVYQAGTLSGNPIAVAAGIATLRVLMRPGTYERLEALSQRLAKGLAEAASAAQAKVTFNRVGSMMTCFFREGEVTNFSEAAASDTEKYGKFWRAMLARGVYLAPSQFEAAFVSLAHTEEEIDHTIEAAKEAFAEVA
- a CDS encoding ATP-binding protein, with the translated sequence MTKKKLPVGIQSFEKIRTDNFYYVDKTPFVKKLVDEGGGYFFLSRPRRFGKSLFLDTLRQAFLGKRELFKGLFLEENWDWSKKYPVIYISFGAGVIEDENDLIKRILLILEENQESLEITCKHAEDYRACFYELIKKAAEKYGTKTVVLVDEYDKPILDRIDNIETAARIREKLKDFYSVLKDADPYLNFCFLTGVTKFSKVSIFSGLNNLKDITIHPGYATICGYTQEEFENTFADRLEGIDLSEVRRWYNGYSWLGEPVYNPFDILLFLDAKEFRPYWFETGTPTFLIKLLLERRFFVPELEAVEVGEALLESFDIETIELETVLFQTGYLTIKELRKRGPRRRYLLGYPNLEVKMSFTDAVLNFLSERLSAKERLIDRLYDALEAEDFEALRDIFYGFFAGIPHDWYRKTELAGYEGFYASIFYCYFAALGLDVRVEEATNQGRLDMAVTFDGRCYLFEFKVVEDEATGDSLKQLKEKRYWEKYQGKCKKIWLIGVEFSKRERNIVSFEVEEVS
- a CDS encoding DUF4388 domain-containing protein, producing MGQPFQKEKKTVVELNGPPIMQGQLKTVSLADVLQLLANRGEKLLVLIHLPEGVGRVFLEGENLYHVETVGSEIKKGFEAFRFLLGLEDGRFEVRPPVRWPEEGNLKGPVQALIIEAIRQEEDGEAGETFFNADLFEKALNLEPPLADEPEPEPEESLLEKLKKKLPEVKKAVLLDRQGEVKEQTGLDDPEVLSGAISYSMFQLQEIGNLLGLGEICAFAFSSKKKLSAAISLGDQILGMESIPRKGLLWWSKKLYNLRKELKS
- the rnr gene encoding ribonuclease R, coding for MAKKKKKTPRKGLPTEKEVIEAMKKTGRPMLLRELYHLLNVPTSDRKEFRTLMKRLTKAGKVVHIKGKRYGLPEQMQLVTGKLKIHPDGYGLLEPEEPKKPVIYVPPSRLKGAINGDKVVVRIETPQKRKRPEGTVIRILERGKKYIVGIFFRTKRVATVIPEDDRLPFEILIPPDATKGAEDGDMVVAEIVDFSPGRRIPEGRVIEVLGDPESLSTQIKAVIYKYELPHRFSRAVNEELKEIPDEVRDEDKAGREDLRKLLFVTIDGETAKDFDDAIYVRKLPKGWRLYVAIADVAHYVRPGTALDKEAYERGTSVYFPGSVVPMFPEKLSNNLCSLNPDVDRLAMVAVIDFDKSGRRRKMRFCQAVIKSHQRFTYNIVRDILEGKDPALKRKYRRFLGMLDNAATLCRLLRERRHERGSIDFDLPEPEVILDAQGQPEDIVRRERHFAHFIIEEFMIAANEAVADFLTEKGYPILYRVHEPPDIEKLKEFVEFAKTLGLELKLPREPEPSWLQMVVEMVEGKPYAYLINTLLLRSLKQAKYSPENIGHFGLASECYCHFTSPIRRYPDLVVHRALKEALKKKKPPYKLEKLHEMGRHLSERERTAMEAEREALDRVRVMLMKHHIGEVFEGVISGVTAFGFFVELFEIYASGVVRLVDLNDDYYVLDEKNHRLIGRHTGKIFQLGDIVRVRVKDVNVSRRHITFELITKINPKN
- a CDS encoding siroheme decarboxylase subunit beta translates to MLDTLDKKIIAALSEGLPLEPKPYALLAQKLGTTEEEVIARIKKLKEKKIIRRLGGTLRHDQAGVRGNVMVAWVVPEERLDAIGKTFSRYPFVTHCYVRKTSVDWPFNFYTMIHASNEEECRNLVKSLAEEHSLSQYELLFTEKEIVRRMRKYFSEEI
- a CDS encoding isochorismatase family protein; this translates as MEKTFLEASRSFLMVIDPQEKLMAVINEAQRVIKNISLLTHLARTFNLPIIPTTQYAKGLGPYVPELAPLFEGLTFYDKVEFSALKNKEIMEAVDSLRPARDTIILCGVETHICVYQTALSSLLEDLRVVVAADATSSRTPQNMQYGLAYLRQLGVQVVSTEMIIYEFLEKAGTPEFKAMLPHLK
- a CDS encoding HAMP domain-containing protein, translated to MKKDKRFSLADKVALFFILVMGFFAAGLYYNLKHLQQSELLSSSRVIAKMVDALLTSSDEVKGLWVLKTNGLSAVETVSGLSEKTGEQIDLYRIHDPEFAKFVAGMVKDTGAEINFDLKSVPPGSERWQLDKGIFSYEKPLLVKRACVTCHEASKGKAPALRLGEAAGTIKIKFYNQNLWSILGNSMSLAAPLAFLVITVILYALVRFELLKPLSDLTKKVHEMSLGNLDVDLGVKGLSEDRTRDEIIKLAISIERLRRSQKTMEKMLDDDSLIL